The Kaistella daneshvariae genomic sequence GTAGCTGCTTCTCAGAAGAAAAATGGTTTTAATAAAATGCACTCGGCACAGAAAAGTTCCTGGTTTCAGCTGCTTTTAAATATTTTGAAAGAGCCGATGCTGCTCCTGCTTTTTGCGATTTCCGCGATTTACCTCATCGTTCAGGATTACGGCGAAGCTGCCTTTATGTTTGTCGCCATTGTGGCGGTCTCCGCGATTTCCTTTTACCAGGATAACCGGAGTAAAAAGGCGTTGGAAGCGCTGGAAAAACTCAATGAACCTTTAAGCACGGTGATCCGAAATTCAAAAGTAATTCAGATTCCGACCCACGAAATTGCCGTGGGCGATCTTTGCATTATTGAAGAGGGAAAAATGATTAACGCTGATGGAAAAATCGTTCACAGCAATGATTTTTCCGTGAACGAAGCCTCGCTCACCGGTGAAGCATTCTCCGTTTTTAAAAGCGCCGACACCGAAGACCGGAATGTGTACAGCGGAACAGTAGTCGTTTCAGGTTTGGCGGTATTTGAAGTTGAACAGACTGGCGCTCAGACGAAACTGGGAAAAATTGGCGCTTCTATACAGGAAATTCAGGAAGAAAATTCGCCGCTCCACCAGCAAATTTCCAAATTTGTAAAAGGCATGGCGATTATTGGCAGTGTGGTGTTTTTGCTGGTTTGGGCGTACAGTTATTGGCAGTCGCGCAACCTTGTTGAAAGTCTGCTGGCGGGTTTAACACTGGCAATGTCTATTTTACCGGAGGAAATTCCGGTCGCCTTTACCACTTTTATGGCGTTGGGAGCATGGAAACTTATGCAGGAAGGCGTCATCATCAAGCGCAGCAGCGTGGTAGAAACACTTGGCAGCACCACGGTGATTTGTACCGACAAAACCGGAACCATTACCGAAAACACCATGGAGTTGAAAGCGCTTTTCAATTTCCGCAGCGGAAAAATTTTTGAAGCTGATGATTTTAATGATCCTGCACTTTCTGAACTCATTCAGTTTTCAATGTGGAGCAGTGAGCCTTTGCCTTTCGATCCGATGGAAAAAACCCTGCACAAGGTATATGAAAAAACGGAAAGCATCGATGCACGGAAAGAATTTCACATGATTCACGAATATCCTTTAGACGGGAAACCGCCGATGATGACGCATATTTTTGAAAATGCAGCCGGAGTGCGGGTTATAGCCGCTAAAGGTGCGCCGGAGGCCATTTTACACGTTTCACATTTGTCTAACGACGAAAAGAAGAAGCTACGCCAATACATCAAAGATTTTGGTAAAAAAGGCTATCGCCTTCTGGGTGTTGCAAAATCTGATTTAACGGGAACTGATTTCCCGGAAAAACAGCAGGATTTTAATTTTGAATTTTTAGGATTTACAGTCTTTTACGATCCGCCGAAAAAAGGTATTCAGCAGGTTTTTCAGCATATTTACGACGCCGGAATTAAAGTGAAAATTATCACCGGCGATAGCGAAGATACGACCAACGCAATCGCGCTGCAGGCAGGCGTTATCAATAATTCCCCGGCGGTCAACGGTGCGGATATCGTTAATCATAGTGAAACAGAATTAATTGAACTTTCGCGGAAAACGACTTTGTTTACGCGGATGTTTCCGGAAGCAAAGCTGAAAATGGTGAACGCGCTGAAAAGTGATGGTGAAGTGGTTGCGATGCTCGGTGACGGTGTAAATGATGCGCCAGCCTTGAAATCGGCGCATATCGGCGTGGCCATGGGAAATAAGGGAACAGAGATCGCGAAAGCCGCCGCAACTTTAGTCATTGTTAATGATGATCTGGATAAGCTCGTTCTAGGGATTGCTGCCGGCAGAAGGATTTACACCAACATCAAAAAAGCGGTGCAATACATTATTTCCATTCATATTCCGATTATTTTGACGGTTTCCCTGCCTTTATTTTTAGGTTGGATTTACCCCCATATTTTCACGCCGGTTCACGTTATTTTTCTGGAACTGATCATGGGTCCTACGTGTTCCATCGTCTACGAGAATGAGCCTATGGAGAAAAATACCATGCAACAAAAACCAAGAAAACTCACCGACACTTTTCTCAGCTGGAAAGAGTTGTCGCTCAGTATCATTCAGGGGCTGATGATTGCCGCCGGAGTGCTTTTCGCGTATCAATTTGCGGTTCAGAAAGGAGGAGATGAGCTTACCACGCGCGCGATGGTTTTTACCACGCTGATCTTTGCTAATATTTTGTTGAGTTTAACGAACCGATCCTTTAGCTACAGCATTTTGGACACTTTGAAATATAAAAACAAACTGTTTCCTTTGGTTATAGGAATCACTTTGGTGCTGCTTGCCAGCATTTTATACATCAGACCCATTG encodes the following:
- a CDS encoding cation-translocating P-type ATPase, whose product is MSYNIPSHLIGLSDAEVAASQKKNGFNKMHSAQKSSWFQLLLNILKEPMLLLLFAISAIYLIVQDYGEAAFMFVAIVAVSAISFYQDNRSKKALEALEKLNEPLSTVIRNSKVIQIPTHEIAVGDLCIIEEGKMINADGKIVHSNDFSVNEASLTGEAFSVFKSADTEDRNVYSGTVVVSGLAVFEVEQTGAQTKLGKIGASIQEIQEENSPLHQQISKFVKGMAIIGSVVFLLVWAYSYWQSRNLVESLLAGLTLAMSILPEEIPVAFTTFMALGAWKLMQEGVIIKRSSVVETLGSTTVICTDKTGTITENTMELKALFNFRSGKIFEADDFNDPALSELIQFSMWSSEPLPFDPMEKTLHKVYEKTESIDARKEFHMIHEYPLDGKPPMMTHIFENAAGVRVIAAKGAPEAILHVSHLSNDEKKKLRQYIKDFGKKGYRLLGVAKSDLTGTDFPEKQQDFNFEFLGFTVFYDPPKKGIQQVFQHIYDAGIKVKIITGDSEDTTNAIALQAGVINNSPAVNGADIVNHSETELIELSRKTTLFTRMFPEAKLKMVNALKSDGEVVAMLGDGVNDAPALKSAHIGVAMGNKGTEIAKAAATLVIVNDDLDKLVLGIAAGRRIYTNIKKAVQYIISIHIPIILTVSLPLFLGWIYPHIFTPVHVIFLELIMGPTCSIVYENEPMEKNTMQQKPRKLTDTFLSWKELSLSIIQGLMIAAGVLFAYQFAVQKGGDELTTRAMVFTTLIFANILLSLTNRSFSYSILDTLKYKNKLFPLVIGITLVLLASILYIRPIAAFFQVLPLDLSKVGIAFSIATGSVLWFEIYKWLKGKSKKNSV